One part of the Acidobacteriota bacterium genome encodes these proteins:
- a CDS encoding magnesium chelatase: protein MRPTSLGSLRRAVDKGRIPRRSVKRELRDNLMARLRSTGPLFPGIVGYDDSVVPQVVNAILSQHDFVMLGLRGQAKTRLIRGLAELLDESVPVVPGCGINCDPLAPICGACRARLREEGDDLPVAWLDRSMRYVEKLATPDVTIADMIGDIDPIKAAAEGRRLSDELTVHYGLVPRANRCIFAINELPDLAGKIQVGLFNILQEGDIQIRGYPVRLRLDVAMAFTANPEDYTARGKIVTPLKDRIGSEIRTHYPRTRHEAIAITEQEAWVARDAGTDVAVPLYVREVVEEIAFQARINKKIDGRSGVSQRMPITCLENVVSNAERRALASGEAPAARVTDVYAALPAMTGKFELEYEGELRGADAVGRELIRAAVGVVFGGWFDGVDTHQVVEWFEMGGTLQESDTTSSASFLADVAEIHGLLELAAHAGIAAGDPPAQIAAGVDFVLEGLCAQRKISRSDGGGYEAVEKPRTPVQPSEPDFDPRRPMPRAGNKKKYYN, encoded by the coding sequence ATGCGGCCCACCTCCCTGGGAAGCCTGCGCCGCGCGGTCGACAAGGGCAGGATTCCCCGCCGGAGCGTCAAGCGCGAGTTGCGCGACAACCTCATGGCCCGGCTGCGCAGCACCGGGCCGCTCTTCCCCGGCATCGTCGGCTACGACGACTCGGTCGTCCCGCAGGTGGTCAACGCCATCCTGTCGCAGCACGACTTCGTCATGCTGGGGCTGCGCGGGCAGGCCAAGACACGGTTGATCCGGGGGCTCGCCGAGCTGCTCGACGAATCGGTCCCGGTCGTGCCCGGATGCGGCATCAATTGCGACCCGCTCGCGCCGATCTGCGGCGCGTGCCGCGCCCGCCTCCGGGAGGAAGGCGACGACCTGCCCGTCGCCTGGCTCGACCGCTCGATGCGCTACGTCGAGAAGCTCGCGACCCCGGACGTCACGATCGCCGACATGATCGGCGACATCGATCCGATCAAGGCCGCCGCGGAGGGGCGCCGGCTCTCGGACGAGCTCACCGTTCACTACGGGCTGGTGCCGCGCGCCAACCGCTGCATCTTCGCCATCAACGAGCTGCCCGACCTGGCCGGCAAGATCCAGGTCGGCCTGTTCAACATTCTGCAGGAAGGCGACATCCAGATCCGCGGTTACCCCGTTCGCCTGCGGCTGGACGTGGCGATGGCGTTCACCGCGAACCCGGAGGACTACACGGCGCGGGGCAAGATAGTCACCCCGCTCAAGGACCGCATCGGATCCGAGATCCGGACCCACTATCCGCGGACCCGCCACGAAGCCATCGCCATCACCGAGCAGGAAGCCTGGGTCGCGCGCGACGCCGGAACCGACGTCGCCGTCCCGCTCTACGTACGCGAAGTGGTCGAGGAGATCGCCTTCCAGGCGCGGATCAACAAGAAGATCGACGGCCGCTCGGGCGTCAGTCAGCGGATGCCGATCACCTGCCTGGAGAACGTGGTGTCCAACGCGGAGCGCCGCGCCCTGGCGTCCGGCGAGGCGCCGGCGGCCCGCGTCACCGACGTATACGCCGCGCTGCCGGCCATGACCGGCAAGTTCGAGCTGGAGTACGAAGGCGAGTTGCGCGGGGCCGACGCCGTGGGACGCGAGTTGATACGCGCCGCCGTCGGCGTCGTCTTCGGCGGCTGGTTCGACGGCGTCGACACGCATCAGGTCGTCGAGTGGTTCGAGATGGGCGGCACGCTGCAGGAGAGCGACACGACATCGTCGGCGTCTTTCCTCGCCGACGTCGCGGAGATCCACGGGCTGCTGGAGCTGGCCGCGCACGCCGGCATCGCAGCCGGCGACCCGCCGGCGCAGATCGCCGCGGGAGTGGATTTCGTTCTCGAGGGGCTCTGCGCCCAGCGCAAGATCAGTCGCAGCGACGGCGGCGGCTACGAGGCGGTCGAGAAGCCGCGCACGCCGGTGCAACCCTCCGAGCCGGACTTCGATCCCCGGCGGCCGATGCCGCGCGCCGGCAACAAGAAGAAGTACTACAACTGA